One Clostridium sp. CM027 genomic window carries:
- a CDS encoding methionyl aminopeptidase translates to MNKLSRNDICWCGSGKKYKKCHMDQDIFIGNIEEKVGYKIPRDIMKTEEQIEGIRKSCKLTHDILDIVGERIKVGVTTNEINTWVHEYTVQHNAYPAPLGYGDFPKSVCTSINDVICHGIPDDTVLKDGDIINVDVSCILDGYYGDASRMYTIGEMSKEALDLVRVSKECLERGIEQVKPFNTLGDIGCAIQEHAEGFGYSVVYDYGGHGVGLEFHEEPFVPHIGKKGEGSILLPNMIFTIEPMINMGSPETDVLEDDWTAVTVDGSLSSQWEHTILVTKTGYEILT, encoded by the coding sequence ATGAATAAACTATCGCGAAATGATATTTGTTGGTGTGGCAGTGGTAAGAAATATAAAAAATGTCACATGGATCAGGATATATTTATAGGGAATATAGAGGAAAAAGTAGGTTATAAAATACCTAGAGATATAATGAAAACAGAGGAACAAATAGAGGGTATAAGGAAAAGTTGCAAGTTAACTCATGATATACTCGATATTGTTGGGGAGAGAATAAAAGTTGGAGTAACCACAAATGAAATTAATACTTGGGTACATGAATATACTGTGCAGCATAATGCATATCCAGCACCACTCGGCTATGGGGACTTTCCTAAGAGTGTATGTACATCTATAAATGATGTAATATGTCATGGTATACCCGATGATACAGTTCTAAAAGATGGTGATATAATTAATGTAGATGTGTCTTGCATATTAGATGGATATTATGGTGATGCTAGTAGAATGTATACAATTGGAGAAATGTCTAAGGAAGCGTTAGATTTGGTGCGTGTATCGAAAGAGTGTTTAGAAAGGGGTATAGAGCAGGTAAAACCCTTCAATACCCTTGGAGATATAGGGTGTGCTATTCAAGAGCATGCAGAAGGTTTTGGATATTCGGTAGTATACGATTATGGTGGTCATGGCGTTGGATTGGAGTTTCATGAAGAACCATTTGTACCTCATATAGGCAAAAAAGGAGAGGGGTCAATATTACTACCTAATATGATTTTTACTATTGAGCCTATGATTAATATGGGTAGTCCTGAAACAGATGTACTTGAAGATGATTGGACAGCGGTTACAGTAGATGGTTCATTGTCATCTCAG